The following DNA comes from Methanosarcina vacuolata Z-761.
TTTAATCCAGGATTATGATTTTCTGTCCTGATAAAGTCCTTACCTTCCATAGCCCCACTTTCAACCAGGCCAATAACCACCGGATCAACAAGGAGCCCGAAAGGCTCCAAAAGGGTCATAATGCTAAGCTGTTATATTGTGTCGTTTCCGTTCAAAAGAGGAAGCTTCATTAGAAATCAACCTCCTTTTTTTCTTTGAGAATTTTACGCAATAAACAATGGCGATAACATGAACTATAGCAAAATGACAAAGGACGATTTTGACAGAATTCTTTACACACGTCTTAATGAGGAAAATCTTCAGTCAATAGTTAATATTCCGGGTGTTTCTGAAATAGTATCCAGGCATTTCAATAACGATACACTTCTTAACGAGGAAACTCTTCAATCAATAATTAATATTCCAGGCGTTTATGAAATAGTGTCCAGCCATTTCAATAATGATATACTTGAAGCGTGGGAATATGAGCAGTATATAAAGGTTAAAGATATTGTAGAAAGAATCGAGTTGTGGAATCCAGAATTCCAGCGAACCATAGTATTGTTAAATTTACTGAACAAATTAACTGAAATTCTTTACGATACCCTGGATCTAAAACTGGACAAATATGTTAACCTTCGAGCACTTCCGGTCAGGGAGTTCCACAAAGAAACTGTGGACAAATATTCAGCATATCCTATCTGGACATGCGATTTTGAAGGGTCCTGTCTTGTTGGCGCTGAGAAGTTTGAAATCGAACCTATCGATTTAATTCTTCACCGCTTTGGGGATGATTAAAGGGTCCTGTGTGAGCTGATCCCAAAACGCAAAATTGCTTCTCTGAATATCTTATTCTGGATTATCAATAAGAGCTTCTGACCCTGTAAAAATAATTCTGAAACTCTTATTGATGTGGGAATAAAATTGGTTTTGGGATGAGCTCCGTGAGAAAGTACCCCATTGATTCTCGATTAAGGAGTTTTCTTGCCTGAAGCTATCGATTTTGCATTAGAAGCTGGCCTTAAATTTTGGCATATTTACATGAAATCAATACCATGTTCCACCTCACAATCTATTGCAACATTTTACAAACGTTCTGGAACTGAAGACAATTTATCACTATTCCTCACTTAACCGAAAACGCTTGAATATACCCGAATTTCAAAATAAATTCCCGGATACAACAGTGAGGGTTAGTCGTGAAGATTAGTCGTGAAAGTTAGTCGTGAAGGTTAGTCATGAAAACATTCATGGAGCTTGACACTAAGAAAAAGAAGAAAGAAAACAGTCCTTGGAAGCATTTGTGCCGAAGATATTTACAAAGGAAAAAAGCAAGAAAAGCTTATTGGCCGGAGAAAGCAGAAAACCTGTCCTGATGCCGGGTTTTTAGCCTAAATTTTGCTTTCTCAGGCCTTGTCTTCATGGCTTTTCCTTGCAACGCAACTTTCAAGTGATGCACCTGCAACAGCTTTTGCAACCGCAGGCACTACACGCTTGTCAAGAGGGTCAGGAATTATGTAATCTTCAGAAAGTTCACTGAGCGTTACGACCTCCGAAAGAGCACGCGCCGCAGCTATTTCCATCTCAGGTGTTATTTTTCTCGCACAGGTGCTGAGAGCACCTTTGAAAACCCCAGGGAAGCTCAGGCAATTATTAAGCTGATTTGGAAAGTCCGACCTGCCCGTAGCAACAACCCTTGCTCCTGCCCGCTTTGCGGCATCAGGCATTATCTCAGGTAGAGGGTTTGCCATAGCCATTACAATTGCATCTTTTGCCATGGAACGAACCATTTCCTCACTGATTATCCCTCCCACGGAGACACCGATAAAAAGGTCAGCTCCCGGTAAAGCATTTTCAAGCCCCCCTTTCAATTTTCCATGATTTGTGAGCCTGGCAATTTCCTCTTTTACGGGGTTCATGCCGTTTTTCCGGCCTTCATACACGAGCCCTTTACTGTCGCAGACAAGAATTCTTGACGGATTTGCTCCTGCTCGAACCAGGAACCGGAAAATTGCTACTCCTGCCGCTCCCAGGCCTGAAATCACTATACGGAGTTCATTTAACTTTTTATTCACAATTTTAAGAGCATTGAGAAGCCCGGCAAAAACTACAATGGCTGTCCCATGCTGGTCATCATGCATAACTGGCAGATCGAGTTCTTCGCGTAGCCGCTCCTCTATTTCAAAGCAACGAGGAGCACTGATGTCTTCAAGGTTAATACCTCCGAATGCAGGAGCCAGATGCTTTACCGCTTTTATCACTTCTTCGGTTTCCTGTGTGTCAAGGCAAATTGGAAAGGCATCAATGCCTGCAAATTCTTTGAAAATTATTGCCTTTCCTTCCATAACAGGCAGCGCAGCATAAGGTCCTATATTCCCAAGCCCCAGAACTGCCGATCCATCAGTGATAACAGCAATAGTATTTCTCTTCAGGGTATAGAGGTAGGCAAGTTCAGGGTCCTTGACTATCTTCCTGCACGGCTCGGCAACTCCTGGTGTATAGGCGACGCTGAGGTCGTGTATCGTTTGAAGGCTAACTTTACTGGCAACCTCCAGTACGCCCCCAAGCCGTCGGTGCACGGCAAGTGATTCCTGATATAAGGATGTGTGTGGATCAGTGCCTTTTTCCTGGTACTTTTCCAGATCCTTCCCTGAATCCTTTTCCAGAGTTTTTTCGGAATTTTTTTCCAGATCTTTTCCGGAGTTCTTTTTCAGATCAGTTTCCAGCTCTGAGTCTGAGTGCATATTTTTAATCGCAGTACCCCCTGACAATACTTAATATTGTAGCAAAGCCTTAACGCGACTGAATTCCAAGAATTAAAACTTCCATATAATTTTAAAGTTATTAGCACAGCCTTAGTCCATTAAATTTTAAGAAATAAACTTTCCGGTGTAATAGTCTACGCAGGCCGTAGATAAACCCACTGGCTAGAATTATGAAACTGGTCCATTGAACCAACCGACTTTAACTCACCGACCTGAATTAACTGCCTTAATTCTATGTTTACTGGCAGTCTTTGCAATCCAGAAGATTCCCGACCGATTGAATTGCGGAAAAACTCGGCTGGCGAGAATTAATGCACTCTATCATTACCGCAGAAAAGATATACTATTTAAGAAGAATAGTCCAGTATGCAAATTAACGGAATAGCTCGTGATACTCTTAATTTTATCCTGGAGGCTAGTAAGTCCATCGCTCCCCAGGAATTTGCCGGACTTTTGCAGGAAAAAGATGGCATCATCACTGAAGTTCTTATATTACCTGGCACGGAATCCAGTGATTCAAATGCCGTTCTCAGGCTCTATATGATGCCGAACATCAAAGCCGCAGGTTCAGTCCACAGCCATCCAGGCCCGAACCGTAGCCCTTCACAGGCTGACCTGCTACTCTTTTCAAAAACAGGCAACTGCCATATCATAGTTGGCCGCCCGTATGATAGTCAAAGCTGGACATGCTATAACAGGGAAGGAGAAGTAATTGAGCTTCCCGTGCTTGATGTTGAATTTGATGACTATGAAGAGATTTGACTCAAGAACCAGCTCGGAAAAACGCTCGTCCTCCATGAATAAATCATCACTTTTGGAAACGTTCATCCAGTCAGAGATACTTTTCTGCAAACACGGTCATTAACAAAAAAGTACGGTATCCATAGCTGTCAAGTAATATCAAATAAACGACAGGTAGCTAGCAAATAAACGATAGGTGGCCGGCAGATAGTCATTAAACAGTTACCAAATAATTAATAAATATCTATCAAATAACCAACAAATGGCTGTCAAATGATCAATAAGTAGCTGCCAAATAATCAGCAAATAACTACAAAATAATCGCAAATAACCGGCAAAAGCTTTCAGGAGGGGGGTATAAATAACTTTAGTTAGTTATCTTAATTTTCCGGCTGTTGACCGGATGCAAATCCCTACCTTCATTCTGTTAGCCTACCAAAAATGTTTTATTTACAGATACATATTATTTAGAGGATACATCCGTACTTAAGGTATCTGAAAATAAGTGATATCTTGCTTCAGAGGTTGTATCCGGGCAAACACTCTGGGACTAAGACCAGGTGGCCTTCATATAACTGGAGGTAGTAATCCGAATGCCTACATGCCAAGATTGTAGATTTTATACGGCTATTGATGAGCTAAAAGGCGAATGTTTCAGCCTGGGTTTTGAAGTGCGCGGAAAAACCGATTCCAAGAAGTGCCCGGAACGGGCTTTCA
Coding sequences within:
- a CDS encoding NAD(P)-dependent malic enzyme, whose protein sequence is MHSDSELETDLKKNSGKDLEKNSEKTLEKDSGKDLEKYQEKGTDPHTSLYQESLAVHRRLGGVLEVASKVSLQTIHDLSVAYTPGVAEPCRKIVKDPELAYLYTLKRNTIAVITDGSAVLGLGNIGPYAALPVMEGKAIIFKEFAGIDAFPICLDTQETEEVIKAVKHLAPAFGGINLEDISAPRCFEIEERLREELDLPVMHDDQHGTAIVVFAGLLNALKIVNKKLNELRIVISGLGAAGVAIFRFLVRAGANPSRILVCDSKGLVYEGRKNGMNPVKEEIARLTNHGKLKGGLENALPGADLFIGVSVGGIISEEMVRSMAKDAIVMAMANPLPEIMPDAAKRAGARVVATGRSDFPNQLNNCLSFPGVFKGALSTCARKITPEMEIAAARALSEVVTLSELSEDYIIPDPLDKRVVPAVAKAVAGASLESCVARKSHEDKA
- a CDS encoding Mov34/MPN/PAD-1 family protein, whose product is MQINGIARDTLNFILEASKSIAPQEFAGLLQEKDGIITEVLILPGTESSDSNAVLRLYMMPNIKAAGSVHSHPGPNRSPSQADLLLFSKTGNCHIIVGRPYDSQSWTCYNREGEVIELPVLDVEFDDYEEI